TTCAAAGAAAATTCAATAAGCTGATCCATTGGGTTTTCAGTGGGAGAAGATGAGCAGAAGTGGGCCACATATTGGTGTGTGGATACTTGATCCGAGCCCATCGGGAACCATCGGGACATGAAAGGCCGAGCCGGGATCGGACAAAAACTTTGACCCAATTTTTTGGGGTCGGTAACGTTGGCTGGGCTGATTTTCGAaactgcacatgtctgtaatctGGGAAAACAAGTAATAACCATGTGTGTGAGGGGACAGGGTAACACATACCCAGTGCAGCTTACAGGGACTTCAGATGCAACACTCTACCACATGTGGTTCAGAAGGAATAAAAGAACAGAAGTAGTGGAAGGTAACACAAAAGTATTGTGAAATCACACAATGTGCATTGAGAggtaaaataaaagaagttctCAAAAAGATTCTCACAGTGATCCTCCGGAGGCTCTATAGATGAGTCACTTTCTATACAGGGGAAAGAAACGAATGATGATTTCCTTTGctataatttatacatttttactcACCAGAGAAGTTTTGTGGCTGCTCTGCAAACTGAATCCCTACAGCTTCCCCGTTTTTTTCATGCAGGCTTGACAGTGTGGCATTAGGCAGAATGTTGGAGTAAGAATGCGACGGGTACATTTTCTCCACCTTAAGGAAACACAAGTTTATCCTAATCCATTGAATGtagaatgaaaatatttaagatCACAACTCAGTCAAATATCCCTATTGTACATTGACAGCATATGAAGCCATGCACGTTTTTTAATGTGGGGCAAACCTGTAAATGCAGTCGTGGGAGAAAAACAGCCTGAAGATAAAAATGAATTATGTAACAGTGGCACAGCACTCGGAGCATAATTACAGCAATGTGTTAAAAAGGGTAAAGTTATATAACAGAAGAATCAGCTCCGACATTGTATTTCTCCACTATATCAatacactgtgtttgtttgttcccGTGTCTTTGCTTCACTGTTAATCTACAGAGGAGGGACACAATGTGAGTCGAGCCCGGAGGAAGACTGTATTTTTAGGTAAGCTTACTTGGCAACCAGTTGCCACGGCAGCTGCCCCGAAGCAAGCCTCCGCTTTGGCCTTGAGGTCACAAAGATCCTTCACCAGCGGAGTGCGCAGATAAAACTCTAACTCGGTGTAGGCGGGGATAATGTTGTGCTTCTCTCCTCCGTGTGTGATGATGCCTGTAGACAAGAAAATGCAGACTAGGAGCAAGAGAGCGGCAACAATGAATGAATCCATACGTTAGAACAATCACATATTACGTTGGTTATTACGTTCTGATTTCCATTGGGGATTAAACATTTGGAAAAGGTAGGTAAAAAAATCGTCTCACACAGAAACCTTGTGGTTTCTGTTAACACCAACAGATCTTCTATTTTTATcaaactgacattttattgattcCCAGAGGGGGTTTCGTTTCCGTGGCAGCTAAATTCAAACCTACATGCAGCAGCATGACTCCCAGGAGGAGCACACCCATCATTCAGCCCTAAGAATTGGCCACAGTGATGCCAATTCTATGGCCTGACCCTTGGGTACTGAGATATAGccagggtaaagaaaaaaatgtgaattaCTGATGCTTTGTCTGCTCCTCACCGTGAAACCCTCCACTCTGGTTTCATCTGCTGCCTGAGCACGGAGAGGTTGTTGTAGGGCCAGGACAGCAGCATCCAGGGCATTCACTCCCTCCCAGGGGTTTGCAGCAGCATGAGAGGGGTTCCTGTGGTACCTCACCGACACCTCACGCAACATCAGCATAGGTTGAAGGGTTGTCTGCAATATGTAGTTAATTAAGAGGAAGTAAAGACACAGAAGGAAGTTTTGATTCCCTATGAGCAGTGAAAGGGTACGTGCACATCGAGGGCCACACCGGGCAGGAAGGAAACGTCCTGCTGGGTCGGACGAGCCATGAAGACGAGGTCGAGGTCAGCTAAGGCCCCCGTCTCCATCAGGTCGATCTTTCCTCCAGtgttctcctctgcagcagttCCCAGAACAGTTATCTGATAAGAGAAGATCTTAAATCATTCATTGGAGTTATGCTTTATCGCACAACTTCACAAAATGCTGTAATGCCCTAGTGTAAATGATGTAAAATGCATTCAAAACTGCTATTGTGCACTTGGTTATAAGAACAAACATAGTTTCAGATATATGTTAGCTTGCGCTCTTGTAAATCAGACAaatgagtctctctctctctctctctctctctctctctctctccctttttaaCACCAGGCTGAGTCTCTCTGAAGCAGTAGACGATCGCCATCTGCTGGCCACGATTATATTCACATTACACTGAGCTGCCTCCAACTGCGAAATAATTTAACTACATGGCTTCTATCGAACTAAACCTAAACATTaaattgacatttaaatgtgggAGGGTTtaaacatgctcacacacatacaaaacacatacaccacatcataaaaaataaaaaaaataaatgccattcaatatttttttttaaattccagaAATATAATCTTCACATAAACCAACTCTAATTTTTGCATATGAGTGATGTGCATACATGATATATGTTAAATCATGGGCTTCCTATATAAATCTGTGACATGCTGTGATGAATGAGAATAACTACAATGCCACAGTAGAGGGACCCAGAGAGACATACTCTGGTAAAAGGCTCCTTTCACTCATGGTTCTGATTTGATTCCTtttgcagaggaaataaatcagTGTTATGCAGCTTTACATCTTTTACCTTGACCAATTTAAAagaatgaatagaaaatatcttatgaaagaaaatcattacCATCTATAGGGATTGTTTTTATTGCCTACAGCCACTCAGATTGTTTTACACATGCAGCAAGGTAACAACTCTTTCCCTCACTCAGGATGAACTGGGATCTGTCCATGAAAACAAGGTCAATTAGTTCTGAATGAATAAAGACAAAGCGCCACAGCTGCCACGcaccccctgtgtgtgtgtgtgtgtgtgtgtgtgtgtgtgtgtgtgtgtgtgtgtgtgtgtgtgtgttcgagacAGCGAgcaggtgtatgtgtgtgtgttttctgcctGTATTTGGGTTGGGGGTTAATTGGGGTTGGCTGTCACAGGAGGAGACATGTTGAACAGCGCTCAGAAAGCTGACACCAACACTGCCTCCTGACATGTCCTGTCTGTCAGCTTACTTCACGCCTCACCGGTGACGCCGACGCACTGACACTATCCACTGTGCATCAATTAAGTGACATGGAAAGGAGGCACCCATGTGTCGCCCCCATTGTTTTACCAGGAGATTTGCCCTCGCGAGCATGTGCATTAGTTCACATGATTacacatgtttttggcctcgCGTATCGGCctgtgcttaaaaaaaaaaaaaaaaaaaaagatgtgttaATGTGGTTGAGGACCTTTATCGTTTATTCCAAGAAAATTATTTCATACAGCACATCACACGGATGGAGTCTGAAGATGATGGGTTCCTGATAAAACCATTCCAGcttcagaggagagaggaaaccaAATGTAAAACCCATTGCACGCTGAGTGATGCCACAAATAAAAGCCCTGTCTGCTCCCAtgacacactgagcacatgAGATATACGTTAAAAGGAGGTAAATATTTCATGCGGCATGGATATTTTAGATTGAGCCAGTAGGGATCCCACAGAGTGATGCACGAGATATGATATATGCATGTGGGACACCCAAAGGAAGGCTGGCTTGACAGTTACATAGAATGGATGAGCCCCTGATGACAGCATGACTGAAATGGGAGATGAAACAACCAACAAataatgcttgtgtgtgtgtggccgctGCAAGAGTGTGGTCCACAGATTCATGCGTTTGTGTCTCTACGCCAGCCTGAAAGTATGGAAGCCCACGTCTGCCAGTAACACAACATTATGCATGATCAATAAAAGTTCTAATTGTGAGATTTAAATCAGCAACATGCCCGATTTTTCAGTGGCTCTTAATTTGTGCCCTTTGATCGATCAGGTCCTCCAAATGAAACAACACAGTTTGTCCATACACCCTCCAGCATGACACATGGGAAACATGTTCTGATCTGACAGCCAAAGTCTGTGGAACCTGCCAGATTAATAATATATTCACTGTGATCATGATTCTGTGCTAATCACGTAAACAACAAGAGGACAATAAAAATCTGCTGTGTTTGCAGACAGTTGATTTGATGACATCATCTACCTGTTCCTTCAAAAACTGTTACAATTAAAAATCTGTTATATGATCTAACAACGTCACGTTCAAGGttgagacacaaaaacaatttgTTTAGGTTTAAGGAAACATTATATCTCAAGATTTAGACCTAAAATCTTGAAATTGTGACTCTGAAAAGATTGATAGAACAAAACAATTCcgatgcaaaaacaaacacatggaaaaataaaaacatgtattaacatgtaaaaacatatgAACATACACTGCAGTTAACTTTCTCATCACAGTCTCATACATAAAAGTCAAGAGTTTGTTCCAATCAATATATGAAGGCTTCTTTGTGTGAAATCTATGTATGTGGCCTTCAGCAACATATTTCAGCTTTCATAACAGCTCCACTGTCCTTCAGTAATGGCTCCTACTTCAGTTCTTTTCCACTGAAGGACGATAcagttgaattgaattaaattgaatcaaaCTATTTCACCTATAGGACACAAAGTCTCAACAACTTTACCTTAGTTCTGGATCATTTCATATCATCAGGAGAGAGGACCAAGACGCAATGACATGTGGGTAATGTTAAATGAAGCACATGATCCATTTGTACTGCAACATGTTCAACCTAGTATTGAGAGTGAGGGTGATTTTTACTTATTGAGGTCTGTCTTTGTTGAAAATAAGCTCTAATAcctgaacaaaaaaaactgatccTCTCTCTGCCCAGAGTTTAAATCTGAGACAATTCagatttaattttaatgtaaatCCCCACCATGAATTGAAACCTGACACAGATGGAACAACTATAATGGCTCTTAGCAGAGCCAACACTCCACTAAGtcccaacagtcctcttatgaacccacatttaaattcactagatccatatttttatttggatcttcaccaaattgcacaacaagatcatcaagatccacgaatcattctctgagaaatcaaccaaCATGTTGAAAATCTCGTGATGTTAAAGGAtgttaaaaagacaaaatcctgcctctgacccctgatccagatctgcaccaaacattctttcctgacccacatcTTTCCAGCAAGTTCCATGTTAATCTGTCAGGTCAGTgggttttgcataatcctaccaaataacaaacaacaaacacagacaaaaacataacctccttgctgTAGGTGAAGGGATCTGAGGCCCTGTGGTATAGTTTCTAacccacaaataaaacaaagctttGCAACCATTCATCTTTGgttctttatttttagaagCCGGTATTCTACTCGAGGGGAACATCTGACAAAATGTCATTGGGGTCCTGaaactgattgattgatttgctGCCTGAAACTGTTATAGAAaaagactgtacataaagatataCACAAGCACAACTTTTTGCTTTCGACCACCagcctttaaatgttttttatgccTTGCTCTTCATTTACAGAAGTATTGTCTCAACTGGACTTCCATATTAGCCTTGATTCTACCAGTTCATTGTTCATCCTGACAAGTTGTTGATGAGCCTGATTTCAAACATGAGATTCGAGTTGACTAAAGGAAAGTGACAATGTGTCATTCGCGCTTGCTCTGTCCTGTCAGTATTACTATCAAACAAAACGCACCCTTATAGGAGTCCCCAGGAAATCGTTCGATATTCCACAGCAAGCTGCTTGGTAGTTGGAAAATATCCCCCAAGGGCCTCGCgaatgtgtgtattcatgtatgtgtgtgtgtgtctttgtgtgtgtgagtgtgcaacATGACAGTCCTGTTTCTGTCATTAATGTCACATCAGTGCACACACTGTGCCGCTGCGTTCTCCAAGCTGGAATACATTAACACCTCGATTTATCAAGTCATCGTGCACCTTCGGGTGGTGGTGTGGGGCTGGGATTACTCTGTGCAacatttcttcatgtttttgtgaTGCACGATGGTTTGTGATTGAACGTAGCTTCATTCTAATCTTCGGAGCAAGTCAACAAAAATACTATTTTCAACACTGTCAGGTTTTGTGCAGGTGATGTTATGTTTTAAAACAGTTACTTTAGATAAgtagacatgcactgaacccaaatgtccaaatcagttGCTCAGGACAGTTGCAGCCAAGTCAAATGTTCGTAAAATGTATGAGTGAACccatgtgtgagtgagtgggtgtgttgatgacgtgtCAAACACACCAgagacgcaaaactgaaaaaagagtACAAGAAAAAGAGGTGTCTTACATGTAGATGATACATAAGAGGATGTTAAATTGGAAAGACAGTGATATTCTTCTAAgagcttttagttttttttattctatctACCAAATAAGTTTATTTAATCGaatttacaaaatgtattgactttaataaatcaaatgaattttACGTAATTTAACTTACTACTTTTTTTCCGAGACAAAGTACCTCAGAATCACCTTGAACAGCCAGGCAGCGGATTGAAAAATCCACCTGCAGTCTCCATCTGTATGATTCTGAACCTTCTGAAGAGCTTGACCTTGAAACATTGTAATTTTCTGAAGGTAATATAGAAGATTTTTTATCAGTATAGTGTTTGCACAGATTAAATCAATGTTAACACATTAAGTGTCAAAACATTCGATAATAACTGCTGTGTAAAAAGTACAgagcacaaaataaaatggaagaTATGGGAAAAGCGATGACTTCCTAGcgaaaaaaatgtgtaaaaaaaaaatgctagaTTTGTGTTTGAACAGAACACAATTCCACCGTCTTCAGGCTGAGCTGCGTTTTCTCTTCTGTCCTCCCAAGAAGTCCACACAGCTGCACTCAGCGCTTCAGAGGAAGCCCTGCTGCTGCGGTGCCCTTTCTTTGTTTGACAGCACTGAAAAGGCTGCTGTCTGCCCCTATAACATCAGCCTTTGTGGGCAGTGTGCTGAACAGTGGGAGTACGAGTCGTCCCTCGAAACCACAGACGAGCCACAATCAGCGGGGCGTGTGCAAAGTGCCGATTTGAAAATGTTGCCTTCCTGAGTTGTTGTGCTGGATGCTCTTTTCCCGATCACAACGGATTAATCTGTTTCCGATAACAACAGGAGCTCTGgtgtgagaagagaaaagctTTATCCATCACGTGCATGAAACTTCTTGCAGAATACATTTCTTTTGAATCGGTCAGTGAAGGTTTAAAGTGAGAAACCCATTGTACAGCCCAAGGACAGTTGCCCATTGTGCAGAGAACAACTTATCCTGCTTTTTATACGACCCACGTGTGTTGCATTTACACTTGGTACTCTGCGACCTTGATTTGCAGTCTTCACAGTCCTCATCCTGAGAGGCAGGATTAATTCCAGTTTTCTGCTccagaggagggaagagaacaCCTCCCTCTCTTGTCTGTAACCCCAACCCTCCAGCTTTGATAATTAAGAAGCAGTCACCGTTTAAATAATACATAGACTGCGATGATGCCGAGCGACCGGCCGGCCAACTGTCTGCAGGGAGAACAGAGATCAAGCGAGGATCAGTGTTTCACGGTCTGCTCAACATTTcaggggagcaggaggagaaagtgccGTGTCAGAATAGAGCTGCCCACAGTTAGACCTGACAATGTGTGAGAAGCTGCACCTGGATtagaaaagataaagataaagaagagCCTCACACACTTAATTTGTCTCATAATTAAGTTTAGAGTGTTATAAATAGTATCATAGTGAatgcctgtgtttgtttagaTGGAGAGAAAGACTAAAAACGTATTACTTTGAGCTAACGTGCTCAAAATGACAACATGTTGATATTTAGCATCGATTGTATAAAGATCAATGACAAGCCGGccctccaaaagtgaagccaagcatcttgatcgcctcctggtggctggctgcagtataggtcataatctcctctatgttagtggatgggacatggaccaaaccaaaaagtaaaagtatataCATTTTTCCCGAAAGATGGTTTCCATCGTTTTTGGTGGTTCTTATctaaatgtcatgattgacagctgacaccaTATGGCAGCATAcatatccaagatattttggcttaatttctggacaGTGTCAGGGAGTGAAGACTTCTTTaagctaacatgctcacaatgctAATATGTTGGTACTGTATTTAGCAGGTTGGCTAAACTTGTTCACCATCTTTTTATCTAATTTTGacttgttagcatgctaacttttGCTAATCAGCAGGTAAATTAATTGAAGTGGATGGAAATAgcattagttttgcaggtattaGTATTGGGCACATTCAGATTTTGATCTGATGATGAGAGAACATACCTCAGCAAAGGCAAACAGCCTATCCTGCCATGTTGTagaaagtgaaaggaaaaaTTCTTGGATTCACCCACTCTGAAATTGAATGGATTCTTGGTTGGGTCATATACCTCACCATACCTCCACAAAGGTTTTTGATTACAAacaaacggcaatgaaaacattacctACCTGGCAAAGGTAATAAAGAGAAGCTATCATTTCATCAAAAGTCATCAATAAAGATCGTACAAATCATCTTCAGGGGAGCGTGAACGTATGTGACAAAATTTACTGGCAATTTTTTTTAAGGGTTGACCAGACCATGTGTTTACCTTTGAAAAAATAATTAGATTCAGTGTCATGGGTGTGTGCATTTTGTGCCTAAATTCATACAGCGTAAATACATTTCACAGCTAATAAATAATGCATGTCCCTCTGTGTGATGCCTgaactctccctctctctctccttctctctc
The sequence above is drawn from the Hippoglossus hippoglossus isolate fHipHip1 chromosome 22, fHipHip1.pri, whole genome shotgun sequence genome and encodes:
- the LOC117756516 gene encoding LOW QUALITY PROTEIN: peptidase M20 domain-containing protein 2-like (The sequence of the model RefSeq protein was modified relative to this genomic sequence to represent the inferred CDS: deleted 2 bases in 2 codons; substituted 1 base at 1 genomic stop codon), whose amino-acid sequence is MAARITVLGTAAEENTGGKIDLMETGALADLDLVFMARPTQQDVSFLPGVALDVHVSVRYHRNPSHAAANPWEGVNALDAAVLAYNNLSVLRQQMKPEWRVSGIITHGGEKHNIIPAYTELEFYLRTPLVKDLCDLKAKAEACFGAAAVATGCQVEKMYPSHSYSNILPNATLSSLHEKNGEAVGIQFAEQPQNFSGSTDFGNVSFILPGIHPFFLIGTHAFNHTEEYTEAAGAETAQLXTLRTAKAPAMTAVDVVCCPDLLRKVREDFGLAKLKQEK